Proteins from a genomic interval of Hydrogenophaga sp. PAMC20947:
- a CDS encoding BON domain-containing protein: MNMIRRTQIVIATSAAAFALAACGAKEDTTVGQKLDGAIEQTQQAAASTQADLQVAATEMKREGEAAMDSVSDSAIDLAITAKVKAALAADDQLSAVGINVDTLNAVVSLHGPAPTVEAAERATVLAKAVSGVSEVKNMLTVAGKS; encoded by the coding sequence ATGAACATGATCCGTCGCACCCAAATCGTTATCGCCACCAGCGCCGCCGCTTTCGCACTTGCCGCCTGCGGAGCCAAGGAAGACACCACCGTCGGTCAGAAACTGGACGGCGCCATCGAACAAACACAGCAAGCCGCCGCCAGCACCCAGGCAGACCTGCAGGTCGCCGCGACCGAAATGAAGCGCGAAGGCGAAGCAGCCATGGACTCCGTGTCCGACAGCGCCATCGACCTGGCCATCACCGCCAAGGTCAAGGCGGCTCTGGCGGCCGACGACCAGCTGAGTGCCGTGGGCATCAATGTCGACACCCTCAACGCCGTGGTTTCGCTGCACGGCCCCGCCCCAACGGTGGAAGCTGCCGAGCGGGCCACGGTGTTGGCCAAGGCTGTCAGCGGAGTGAGCGAGGTGAAAAACATGCTCACCGTGGCCGGCAAGAGCTGA
- a CDS encoding CsbD family protein translates to MNWERIEGNWKQLKGKTVEQWGKLTDDDLDVVAGRREQLTGKIQERYGIAKDEAEKQVSAWERSATDDWFKP, encoded by the coding sequence ATGAACTGGGAACGCATTGAAGGCAACTGGAAACAACTCAAGGGCAAAACCGTTGAGCAGTGGGGCAAACTCACCGACGACGATCTGGACGTGGTCGCTGGCCGCCGCGAACAGCTGACCGGCAAAATTCAAGAGCGCTACGGCATCGCCAAAGACGAAGCCGAAAAGCAGGTCTCTGCCTGGGAACGCAGCGCCACCGACGACTGGTTCAAGCCCTGA
- a CDS encoding response regulator transcription factor, whose product MIRVGIVDDHAVVRAGLKQFLSDHVDLRVTGEAASGAEALELARAGDVDVLVMDISMPDQNGVEALKSIKARFPDLAVLILSGFPEAHYATNLLRQGASGYLNKECDPEEIVNAIRTVSMGRKYISQAVAALLAEGVAGGLDRPPHELLSERELQVFLRLAKGETIGSMAEAMFLSVKTVSTYRTRVLEKLKLASNSDLTYYAMTNGLIQ is encoded by the coding sequence ATGATCAGAGTTGGCATTGTTGACGACCACGCTGTGGTGCGGGCCGGCCTCAAGCAGTTTTTGTCGGACCACGTGGACTTGCGTGTGACCGGCGAGGCCGCCAGCGGCGCTGAGGCACTGGAGCTCGCCAGAGCCGGCGATGTCGATGTTTTGGTGATGGACATCTCCATGCCGGATCAGAACGGCGTTGAAGCGCTGAAGTCCATCAAGGCCCGCTTCCCGGACTTGGCGGTTCTCATCCTCAGCGGCTTTCCAGAGGCCCACTACGCCACCAATTTGTTGCGGCAGGGGGCCAGTGGCTACCTCAACAAAGAGTGCGACCCCGAAGAGATCGTGAACGCGATCCGCACCGTGTCGATGGGGCGCAAGTACATCAGCCAGGCCGTGGCTGCCTTGCTGGCCGAAGGTGTGGCCGGGGGGCTGGACCGCCCACCGCACGAGCTGTTGTCCGAGCGCGAGCTGCAGGTGTTCTTGCGTTTGGCCAAAGGCGAAACGATCGGCAGCATGGCCGAGGCGATGTTTCTGAGCGTGAAGACGGTGAGCACCTACCGCACCCGTGTGCTGGAGAAGCTCAAGCTCGCCAGCAACAGCGATCTCACTTATTACGCCATGACCAACGGCCTGATCCAGTGA
- a CDS encoding phospholipase D-like domain-containing protein: MLSASYAGVALAAVVVTVLITLLVINLIGGEKRIEKTLPRLYETDDAAFRRSLGSLLGPQLLEGNRIEALLNGDRIFPAMLQAIAGARATITFETFIYWGGEVGEAFVTALCDRARAGVKVHVLLDWVGSLKMDDSMVERLESSGAVVKRFHKPHWINWARMNNRTHRKLMVVDGLLGFTGGVGIADQWLGDARSPEEWRDSHFRVEGPVVAQMQAVFLDNWMRATGQVLHGEAYFPVLKPAGDQAAQMFSSSPSGGSESMHLMFLLALTAAREYIDLSASYFVPDSLTIRTLTAAAERGVVVRVLLPCGHIDSIFVRKASRASWGPLLRAGVQIAEYQPTMFHNKGLVVDGHFVSVGSTNFDNRSFLLNDEANLNVLDPAFAARMHAVFEADWAQGRRITLAMWRSRPWHQKMQEQGARLLRSQL; this comes from the coding sequence ATGTTGAGTGCTTCTTACGCTGGGGTGGCGCTGGCCGCCGTGGTGGTCACGGTGCTCATTACCCTGCTGGTGATCAACCTGATCGGTGGCGAAAAACGCATCGAAAAAACCCTGCCCCGCTTGTACGAGACGGACGACGCCGCGTTCAGGCGTTCGCTGGGTTCGCTGCTCGGGCCCCAGTTGCTGGAAGGCAATCGCATCGAGGCGCTGCTCAATGGCGACCGCATTTTTCCCGCCATGCTCCAGGCCATTGCGGGTGCCAGAGCCACCATCACGTTTGAGACCTTCATTTACTGGGGCGGTGAGGTGGGGGAGGCGTTTGTCACCGCGTTGTGCGATCGGGCCAGGGCAGGCGTGAAAGTGCATGTGCTGCTCGACTGGGTGGGCAGCCTGAAGATGGATGATTCCATGGTGGAACGCCTGGAGTCGAGCGGCGCAGTGGTCAAACGCTTCCACAAACCCCACTGGATCAACTGGGCCCGCATGAACAACCGCACCCACCGCAAGCTGATGGTGGTCGATGGGTTGCTGGGTTTTACCGGGGGCGTGGGTATTGCCGACCAGTGGCTGGGCGATGCGCGTTCGCCAGAGGAATGGCGGGATTCGCACTTTCGCGTCGAGGGGCCGGTGGTGGCGCAGATGCAGGCGGTGTTTCTCGACAACTGGATGCGTGCAACCGGACAGGTGCTGCACGGCGAAGCGTATTTCCCTGTTTTGAAGCCCGCTGGTGACCAGGCCGCGCAGATGTTCAGCAGCTCACCTTCGGGCGGCAGCGAGAGCATGCACCTGATGTTTTTGCTGGCGCTCACCGCTGCGCGGGAATACATCGATCTATCGGCCTCTTATTTCGTACCCGATTCGCTCACCATCCGAACGCTCACGGCAGCCGCAGAACGGGGTGTTGTGGTGCGGGTGTTGCTGCCCTGCGGGCACATCGATTCGATCTTTGTCCGCAAGGCTTCCCGGGCCAGTTGGGGGCCCTTGCTGCGTGCGGGTGTGCAGATCGCCGAGTACCAGCCAACGATGTTCCACAACAAGGGGCTGGTGGTGGACGGACACTTCGTGTCGGTGGGCTCCACCAATTTTGACAACCGCTCATTCCTGCTCAACGACGAAGCCAACCTCAACGTATTGGACCCGGCGTTTGCTGCGCGCATGCATGCGGTTTTTGAAGCGGACTGGGCGCAGGGCAGACGCATCACGCTCGCCATGTGGCGCAGCCGACCCTGGCACCAGAAAATGCAGGAGCAGGGCGCTCGCCTGCTGCGCAGCCAGCTGTGA
- a CDS encoding TspO/MBR family protein, producing MSVVEKASHPDVAPSPITSGDSLRGALLWFALTLGAAALGGLASSQAPEVYAQLVQPDWAPPPSVFGPVWSLLYGLMALAAWQVWRYRRTVSGATGLALYAVALVPNALWSWLFFNQRLGAWALVDLVVLWALIAFTVRSFWRVRPLFGALLLPLWAWVSFAGVLNAMLWLANPVVLG from the coding sequence ATGTCTGTTGTCGAAAAAGCAAGCCACCCGGACGTGGCACCTTCGCCCATCACCTCGGGCGACAGCCTGCGCGGCGCGTTGCTCTGGTTCGCGCTGACCCTGGGCGCCGCGGCGCTGGGTGGCTTGGCCTCATCGCAAGCGCCTGAGGTGTACGCCCAACTGGTGCAACCCGACTGGGCGCCGCCGCCGAGCGTGTTCGGCCCGGTGTGGTCGCTGTTGTATGGCTTGATGGCCTTGGCCGCCTGGCAGGTCTGGCGGTACCGGCGCACCGTGTCCGGCGCAACAGGCCTGGCGTTGTACGCCGTGGCGCTGGTGCCCAATGCCCTGTGGTCCTGGTTGTTCTTCAACCAGCGCCTGGGTGCCTGGGCCTTGGTGGACCTGGTGGTGTTGTGGGCGCTGATCGCGTTCACCGTGCGGTCCTTCTGGCGGGTGCGGCCCTTGTTTGGCGCGCTGCTGTTGCCCTTGTGGGCCTGGGTGTCGTTTGCCGGCGTGTTGAACGCCATGCTCTGGCTGGCCAACCCCGTGGTGCTGGGCTAG
- a CDS encoding YihY/virulence factor BrkB family protein → MKSPFAAHPPAGGATPLSPSRPGRSWWAMGKATAQGWVDDRAASMGAALSYYTFFSMAPLLLIVISVAGLLLGREAAQGHLMDELVGLFGQQAAASIQAMVASASEPAESWWGTVVGLGAMLVGATTVFAELQGALDRIWEAPDRPGGTGLWGLLRARVLSFGLILGLAFLLMVSLVVGAVVTALGRWWSSALGPWEWIAQGLNFGVSFLLTSAIFAMIYKLMPRAHVQWKDVWVGSVVTSLLFSVGKFLISLYLGASGVASAYGAAGSLVVVLLWVYYSAQIFLMGAEFTWVYAQARGSRSRSPA, encoded by the coding sequence ATGAAATCCCCTTTTGCTGCACACCCGCCGGCTGGCGGCGCCACGCCGCTTTCTCCGTCCCGTCCTGGTCGCAGCTGGTGGGCCATGGGCAAGGCCACGGCGCAAGGCTGGGTCGATGACCGTGCCGCCAGCATGGGCGCCGCGCTCTCGTACTACACCTTCTTTTCCATGGCGCCCCTGTTGCTGATCGTGATTTCGGTGGCTGGCTTGCTGCTGGGTCGCGAGGCGGCTCAGGGCCACCTCATGGACGAACTGGTGGGGTTGTTTGGACAGCAGGCGGCGGCGTCCATCCAGGCGATGGTGGCCAGCGCCAGTGAACCGGCGGAAAGCTGGTGGGGCACGGTGGTGGGGCTGGGCGCCATGCTGGTGGGCGCGACCACCGTGTTTGCCGAGTTGCAAGGCGCACTCGACCGCATCTGGGAGGCGCCCGATCGACCGGGCGGGACAGGCCTCTGGGGGTTGTTGCGCGCGCGCGTGCTGTCCTTTGGTCTGATCCTGGGACTGGCCTTCCTGCTGATGGTGTCTCTGGTGGTGGGCGCTGTGGTCACCGCACTGGGGCGCTGGTGGAGCAGTGCGCTGGGGCCGTGGGAATGGATCGCGCAGGGTTTGAACTTTGGGGTCAGTTTTCTGCTCACCTCGGCGATCTTCGCCATGATTTACAAGCTCATGCCGCGCGCCCATGTGCAGTGGAAAGACGTGTGGGTGGGCTCGGTGGTGACGTCGCTGCTGTTCAGCGTGGGCAAATTTCTGATCAGCCTTTACCTCGGTGCCAGCGGTGTGGCGTCGGCCTATGGTGCCGCGGGTTCGCTGGTGGTGGTGTTGCTGTGGGTGTATTACTCGGCCCAGATTTTCCTGATGGGCGCGGAGTTCACCTGGGTGTATGCGCAGGCCCGAGGGTCTCGCAGCCGGTCGCCCGCCTGA
- a CDS encoding DUF1328 domain-containing protein, with protein MLHYAVVFFVVALIAAVLGFGGIAAGAAGIAKILFVVFLIMAVVSFLFGLKRK; from the coding sequence ATGTTGCATTACGCCGTTGTATTTTTTGTGGTGGCATTGATCGCCGCTGTGTTGGGTTTTGGCGGTATCGCCGCTGGCGCAGCAGGCATCGCCAAAATCTTGTTTGTTGTGTTTCTGATCATGGCCGTGGTGTCGTTTCTGTTTGGCTTGAAGCGCAAATAG
- a CDS encoding AI-2E family transporter: MSNNQTPAVPPHTTDNAQTSDRSDSDRSASPRRPTYAAHTIHTPFTSEGAQPVMPGVQRFVLSGAAIALGILGLYAGQSLLIPLALAALLAFVLDPLVTWLRRWSVPRGVAVGAVITVTLALIAGAGVMTAQQVGELGRELPTHRQNIQKKLRDLRPALVPSGATREVARLMGMVEGEFDAAKEVLQLGDKKPTARVTRVAVEPEKQGPITWALLTSLGVQLGTAALVVILLVFMLLQRRELRDRLLRLMGGDLHLMADALTESAARVSRYLLVQVMVNLGYGLPMALGLWWIGVPGAWLWGGLAAVLRFVPYLGPAVGAIFPLVMAFAVDPGWSMVFWTVGLIATLELISNNIVEPLAYGGSTGVSPLAVLISAAFWASLWGPMGLVLATPLTVCLVVIGRHLAPLRFLDVLLSSEPVFDEPTQLYHRLISGDFDEAEDLAFERVKHGSLMGFYNDTALPMLALAHRQNAQGATAAHRHRLLAGTARMVEELRADDGTAAAGLASEPTLLCVGLRSEMDALSADMLAHAFVQQGRAALAVPMADLMEGASSRPAWSKVQTIHLCTLSATPQTQARQQCRRLRRLWPQAQLHLVGWCVPEALTTPDQAQAMGVDAVSTQLQALVDQTPKQVAANHPPEDDGPANNTGARRPAETASPTSDPPQPEPPQLAGLARAVQRAADVFGVAVASLTLKTPGPGVRCVMAGMPEHTGWRTEAMPAPMSPVGRVLSGEGTLRLSDLHSDPRHLGASHAMYRHRGFFAGAPVRDAAGRVVGVLALHAPVGNTLDTAESSLLAQLASDMGAEAMALIGALENTTAPDEQQGPTPAAWSGPGEACTPA, translated from the coding sequence ATGAGCAATAACCAGACTCCCGCGGTTCCACCGCACACCACAGACAACGCCCAAACTTCAGACCGATCGGATTCAGACCGGTCGGCGTCACCCCGCCGGCCCACCTACGCCGCTCATACCATCCACACCCCCTTCACCAGCGAGGGTGCTCAGCCGGTGATGCCGGGCGTGCAGCGCTTTGTGCTGTCGGGTGCGGCCATTGCGCTCGGCATTCTGGGGCTGTATGCGGGGCAATCGTTGTTGATTCCGCTGGCGCTGGCGGCTTTGCTGGCATTTGTGCTGGACCCCCTGGTGACGTGGTTGCGCCGCTGGTCTGTGCCGCGCGGTGTGGCGGTGGGCGCGGTGATCACGGTCACCCTGGCGCTGATCGCGGGCGCCGGCGTCATGACGGCGCAGCAGGTGGGTGAGCTCGGCCGCGAGCTGCCCACCCACCGGCAGAACATCCAGAAAAAACTGCGCGATCTGCGCCCGGCGCTGGTGCCCTCGGGCGCCACGCGGGAGGTCGCGCGCCTGATGGGCATGGTCGAAGGCGAATTCGACGCGGCCAAGGAAGTGCTCCAGCTGGGCGACAAGAAACCCACCGCACGGGTCACGCGTGTGGCGGTGGAACCCGAAAAACAGGGTCCGATCACCTGGGCTCTGCTCACCTCGCTGGGGGTGCAGCTGGGCACCGCCGCGCTGGTGGTGATCTTGCTGGTGTTCATGTTGCTGCAACGGCGCGAGCTGCGCGACCGCTTGTTGCGGTTGATGGGAGGTGACCTGCACCTGATGGCCGATGCCCTGACGGAATCGGCCGCACGGGTGAGCCGGTATCTGCTGGTCCAGGTCATGGTGAATCTGGGCTATGGCCTGCCCATGGCACTCGGCCTGTGGTGGATCGGTGTGCCAGGCGCATGGCTTTGGGGCGGCCTGGCGGCGGTGCTGCGGTTTGTGCCTTACCTGGGGCCGGCGGTGGGTGCGATTTTCCCCTTGGTCATGGCGTTTGCCGTGGACCCGGGCTGGTCCATGGTGTTCTGGACCGTGGGTCTGATCGCCACACTGGAGCTGATCAGCAACAACATCGTGGAGCCACTGGCCTATGGCGGCAGCACCGGCGTATCGCCACTTGCCGTGTTGATCTCGGCGGCTTTCTGGGCCTCGCTCTGGGGCCCCATGGGCCTGGTGCTGGCCACGCCGTTGACCGTGTGCCTGGTGGTGATCGGGCGGCACCTGGCGCCGTTGCGATTTCTGGATGTGTTGCTGAGCAGTGAGCCGGTGTTTGACGAACCCACCCAGCTCTACCACCGGCTGATTTCGGGCGACTTCGACGAAGCCGAAGACCTGGCATTTGAGCGCGTGAAACACGGTTCGCTCATGGGTTTTTACAACGACACCGCGTTGCCCATGCTCGCCCTGGCCCACCGCCAGAATGCCCAGGGCGCCACCGCCGCCCACCGCCACCGCCTGCTGGCGGGCACAGCGCGCATGGTCGAAGAGCTGCGCGCCGACGACGGCACAGCCGCAGCGGGCCTCGCCTCCGAACCGACCCTGTTGTGCGTGGGCTTGCGCAGCGAAATGGATGCCTTGTCGGCCGACATGCTGGCCCATGCGTTCGTTCAGCAAGGTCGCGCCGCGTTGGCCGTGCCGATGGCAGATCTCATGGAAGGCGCGTCGAGCCGACCGGCCTGGTCCAAGGTCCAGACCATCCACCTCTGCACGCTCAGCGCCACGCCCCAGACCCAGGCGCGCCAGCAATGCCGCCGCCTGCGCCGGCTGTGGCCACAGGCGCAGCTTCACCTGGTGGGCTGGTGCGTACCCGAAGCGTTGACCACACCCGACCAGGCCCAGGCCATGGGCGTGGACGCGGTGTCTACCCAGCTGCAGGCGCTGGTGGATCAGACACCCAAACAGGTGGCTGCAAACCATCCGCCCGAAGACGATGGGCCCGCCAACAACACAGGTGCTCGCAGGCCAGCGGAAACCGCCAGCCCGACCAGCGACCCACCGCAGCCGGAACCACCCCAGCTGGCCGGGCTCGCCCGCGCCGTCCAGCGCGCTGCGGATGTGTTTGGCGTGGCGGTGGCCAGCCTGACGCTGAAGACCCCAGGCCCCGGTGTGCGCTGCGTGATGGCCGGCATGCCTGAGCACACGGGCTGGCGCACCGAGGCCATGCCCGCGCCCATGTCTCCGGTGGGTCGTGTGCTCTCGGGGGAGGGCACGCTGCGCTTGAGCGACCTGCACAGCGACCCCCGACACCTCGGCGCATCGCATGCGATGTACCGGCACCGGGGTTTCTTTGCGGGTGCACCGGTGCGGGATGCAGCCGGGCGCGTGGTGGGCGTGCTGGCGCTGCACGCACCGGTTGGAAACACCCTGGACACGGCCGAAAGCAGTTTGCTGGCTCAGCTGGCGTCGGACATGGGCGCCGAGGCCATGGCCTTGATCGGTGCCCTGGAAAACACCACGGCCCCCGACGAACAACAAGGACCCACCCCAGCGGCGTGGTCAGGCCCGGGAGAAGCCTGCACACCGGCCTGA